A genomic window from Buteo buteo chromosome 13, bButBut1.hap1.1, whole genome shotgun sequence includes:
- the SCO1 gene encoding LOW QUALITY PROTEIN: protein SCO1 homolog, mitochondrial (The sequence of the model RefSeq protein was modified relative to this genomic sequence to represent the inferred CDS: deleted 1 base in 1 codon): MSAMTPKEKSGAASMAAAPGEGNGRGGHGRAADKMAAAALRGWRAALCWRLPDAVVRGRWALPVLGCRPLSRLPPGSGPRTGAQRKLVSWRSLAATFVLCGGLLAAMKKVKRRKEEELEKERNRGIGKPLLGGPFSLVNHEGQPKTNKDYIGQWVLIYFGFTHCPDICPDELEKMIEVVDEIDRIPTLPNLTPLFITIDPERDNEEAIARYVKEFSPKLIGLTGTKAQIDQVAKAYRVYYSEGPKDEDDDYIVDHTIIMYLLGPDGDFVDYYGQNKKNTEISASVAAHMRKYRS, encoded by the exons ATGTCCGCTATGACACCGAAGGAGAAGAGCGGCGCCGCCTCCATGGCGGCCGCT CCGGGTGAGGGGAACGGAAGGGGCGGGCACGGAAGAGCGGCCGACAAGATGGCGGCGGCAGCGCTGCGCGGCTGGCGGGCGGCTCTGTGCTGGCGGCTGCCGGACGCGGTGGTGAGGGGCCGGTGGGCGCTGCCCGTGCTCGGCTGCCGCCCGCTGTCCCGCCTGCCGCCGGGCAGCGGCCCGCGGACGGGCGCGCAGAGGAag CTGGTGTCATGGCGGTCGCTGGCGGCCACCTTTGTGCTGTGCGGCGGGCTGCTGGCCGCCATGAAGAAGGTGAAGCGGCGGAAGGAGGAGG agctggagaaggaaCGAAACCGAGGCATTGGGAAACCGCTGCTAGGAGGACCCTTCTCACTCGTCAACCATGAGGGACAGCCCAAGACCAATAAGGACTACATCGGCCAGTGGGTGCTGATCTACTTTGGCTTCACACACTGCCCTGACATCTGTCCTGATGAACTGGAGAAAATGATTGAAGTGGTAGATGAAATTG ACAGAATTCCAACTTTGCCTAATCTGACCCCACTGTTCATCACCATTGATCCTGAGAGGGACAACGAAGAAGCCATTGCCAGATATGTTAAAG AATTTTCTCCGAAGCTGATTGGATTGACTGGTACCAAGGCACAGATTGACCAAGTGGCCAAAGCTTACCGTGTGTATTACAGTGAAGGTCCCAAAGATGAAGACGATGATTACATA GTGGATCACACAATAATAATGTACCTCCTTGGGCCAGATGGTGACTTTGTGGACTATTATGGCCAGAATAAGAAGAACACTgagatttctgcttctgttgctGCACACATGAGAAAATACAGATCCTAA
- the ADPRM gene encoding manganese-dependent ADP-ribose/CDP-alcohol diphosphatase isoform X1, with amino-acid sequence MEAAPLFSFGVIADIQYADAEDGYDFGGFRRRYYRQSLNLLRDAVEAWAAERPPLAFVLQLGDSIDGLNARSGEAEGALEQVLAVLGRLPVPVHHAWGNHEFYNFSRARLARTGLNSHPARAMADPPAGDCQAYHFSPAAQFRIVVLDAYDLSILGREPDNPRYQESLQLLQEKNPNDNLNSPTGLKEPQFVEFNGGFSQAQLDWFNEVLKFSDENQEKVVVMEQQISQSTRWLKSDPRMPGYLEYTIRTHIRSTVL; translated from the exons ATGGAGGCGGCGCCGCTCTTCTCCTTCGGTGTCATAGCGGACATCCAGTATGCGGATGCGGAGGACGGCTACGACTTCGGCGGGTTTCGGCGGCGGTACTACCGGCAGAGCCTTAACCTGCTGCGGGACGCTGTGGAAGCGTGGGCCGCCGAGAGACCGCCGCTCGCCTTCGTGCTGCAGCTAGGTGACAGCATCGATGGCCTCAACGCCCGCAGCGGCGAGGCCGAGGGTGCCTTGGAGCAggtgctggcagtgctgggccggctgccggtgccggtgcaTCACGCATGGGGCAACCACGAGTTCTATAACTTCAGCCGGGCCCGTCTAGCACGCACTGGCCTCAACAGCCATCCTGCCAGGGCCATGGCCGACCCGCCAGCTGGGGACTGCCAGGCCTATCACTTCAGCCCGGCTGCACAGTTCCGCATCGTTGTGCTCGATGCCTATGACCTGAGCATCCTGGGCAGGGAGCCGGATAACCCCCGCTACCAGGagtccctgcagctgctgcaggagaagaaCCCCAACGATAACCTCAACAGCCCCACAG GACTCAAAGAACCTCAGTTTGTAGAGTTTAACGGAGGATTTAGCCAAGCCCAGCTGGACTGGTTCAATGAAGTCCTCAAGTTCTCTgatgaaaaccaagaaaaagttGTAGTTATGG AACAGCAGATTTCCCAAAGTACAAGGTGGTTGAAGAGCGATCCAAGGATGCCAGGGTATCTTGAATATACCATTAGAACACACATTAGATCAACAGTGCTTTGA
- the ADPRM gene encoding manganese-dependent ADP-ribose/CDP-alcohol diphosphatase isoform X2 yields MEAAPLFSFGVIADIQYADAEDGYDFGGFRRRYYRQSLNLLRDAVEAWAAERPPLAFVLQLGDSIDGLNARSGEAEGALEQVLAVLGRLPVPVHHAWGNHEFYNFSRARLARTGLNSHPARAMADPPAGDCQAYHFSPAAQFRIVVLDAYDLSILGREPDNPRYQESLQLLQEKNPNDNLNSPTGLKEPQFVEFNGGFSQAQLDWFNEVLKFSDENQEKVVVMGHLPIHPDASDRVCLAWNYEDALSVIHSHQCVVCFLAGHLHDGGYCLDSHGVHHLTLEGVIETPPESNAFGTIYVYEDKMILKGRGRISDRVMHF; encoded by the exons ATGGAGGCGGCGCCGCTCTTCTCCTTCGGTGTCATAGCGGACATCCAGTATGCGGATGCGGAGGACGGCTACGACTTCGGCGGGTTTCGGCGGCGGTACTACCGGCAGAGCCTTAACCTGCTGCGGGACGCTGTGGAAGCGTGGGCCGCCGAGAGACCGCCGCTCGCCTTCGTGCTGCAGCTAGGTGACAGCATCGATGGCCTCAACGCCCGCAGCGGCGAGGCCGAGGGTGCCTTGGAGCAggtgctggcagtgctgggccggctgccggtgccggtgcaTCACGCATGGGGCAACCACGAGTTCTATAACTTCAGCCGGGCCCGTCTAGCACGCACTGGCCTCAACAGCCATCCTGCCAGGGCCATGGCCGACCCGCCAGCTGGGGACTGCCAGGCCTATCACTTCAGCCCGGCTGCACAGTTCCGCATCGTTGTGCTCGATGCCTATGACCTGAGCATCCTGGGCAGGGAGCCGGATAACCCCCGCTACCAGGagtccctgcagctgctgcaggagaagaaCCCCAACGATAACCTCAACAGCCCCACAG GACTCAAAGAACCTCAGTTTGTAGAGTTTAACGGAGGATTTAGCCAAGCCCAGCTGGACTGGTTCAATGAAGTCCTCAAGTTCTCTgatgaaaaccaagaaaaagttGTAGTTATGG GTCATCTGCCCATTCATCCAGATGCCTCAGACAGAGTTTGCCTAGCCTGGAATTACGAAGATGCTCTTTCGGTCATACACTCCCATCAGTGCGTGGTCTGCTTTCTTGCAGGGCACCTGCATGACGGTGGCTATTGTTTAGACTCTCATGGAGTTCATCATCTGACTTTGGAGGGGGTTATTGAAACTCCACCTGAAAGCAATGCCTTTGGAACTATTTATGTCTATGAAGATAAAATGATATTAAAGGGAAGGGGCAGAATTTCAGATAGAGttatgcatttctga